In a single window of the Gossypium hirsutum isolate 1008001.06 chromosome D02, Gossypium_hirsutum_v2.1, whole genome shotgun sequence genome:
- the LOC107910303 gene encoding cytochrome P450 81C13, which produces MVFLFVSMENLYHYLVIILFILLTIKLLIHKTKNLPPSPFSLPIIGHLHLIKNPLYQSLATLLSKYGPVLYLKFGCRHVLVLSSPSAVEECLTKNDIIFANRPRTMAGDLMTYNYTTFVWAPYGSLWRNHRRLSAVEIFCSNSVEKFSSIREEEVADFVRRLFEVSSGNGTQKVDLKYLFCLLTANVMWRTVAGKRGVEDPKDVEAEKMFFTEFKSLFFPSLGTNICDFFPVLRWIGFLGIEKKLKEIHRRRDEYLQNLVDGIRLNISKKNFSLIERLLSLQQDDPDFCPDQVIKTMVLMMFIAGTESTAITMEWTMALLLSHPEALQKARDEIIRHVGHERLLNESDLPKLPYLRCVVNETLRLYPATPLLLPHCPSEDCVVDGYEIPKGTILLVHAWAIQRDPSIWEEPTKFKPERFYEGTLEDKEGFKYLPKYLPFGLGRRACPGRNMGLRSVLLAIGVFIQCFEWENVGSDKVDMTPDTIGLSIFKARPLEALCRPRPDVIKLLSQL; this is translated from the exons ATGGTTTTCCTGTTTGTTTCCATGGAAAACCTGTACCATTACCTTGTAATCATCTTATTCATTCTTCTCACCATCAAGCTTTTGATTCATAAAACCAAAAATTTACCTCCGAGTCCCTTTTCTCTGCCAATTATTGGCCACCTTCACCTCATCAAAAACCCACTTTACCAATCACTGGCCACGTTATTATCCAAATATGGCCCTGTTTTATATCTCAAATTCGGTTGCAGACATGTCCTTGTTCTTTCTTCTCCTTCTGCTGTTGAAGAATGCTTGACCAAGAATGATATAATATTTGCAAACCGGCCTCGTACTATGGCCGGGGATCTTATGACGTACAACTACACTACTTTCGTTTGGGCTCCTTACGGATCACTTTGGCGGAACCATCGCCGTCTCAGCGCTGTTGAGATCTTCTGTTCTAACAGCGTTGAAAAGTTTTCTTCCATACGTGAAGAAGAAGTTGCGGACTTTGTTCGTCGCTTGTTTGAGGTCTCATCAGGCAACGGCACCCAAAAGGTGGACTTGAAGTACTTGTTTTGTCTCTTGACGGCGAATGTCATGTGGAGGACGGTGGCCGGAAAACGTGGGGTCGAGGATCCTAAGGACGTGGAGGCAGAAAAGATGTTCTTCACGGAATTTAAGAGCTTGttttttccgagcctagggaccaacATATGTGATTTCTTCCCAGTTTTGAGGTGGATTGGTTTCCTAGGGattgaaaagaaattgaaagaaatacaTAGGAGAAGAGATGAATATCTTCAGAATTTAGTAGATGGGATAAGATTAAATATAAGTAAGAAGAATTTTTCGCTGATTGAAAGGCTTCTGTCTCTTCAACAAGACGACCCTGACTTCTGTCCCGATCAAGTCATCAAGACCATGGTTTTG ATGATGTTCATTGCAGGAACTGAATCTACGGCTATTACAATGGAGTGGACAATGGCACTCCTGCTGAGTCATCCAGAGGCTTTGCAGAAGGCAAGAGACGAGATCATTCGCCATGTTGGACATGAGCGCCTGCTAAATGAATCAGATCTTCCCAAACTTCCATACCTTCGTTGTGTTGTAAACGAGACACTAAGGTTATATCCCGCAACACCGCTTTTATTGCCTCATTGCCCATCTGAAGATTGTGTGGTGGATGGATATGAGATACCTAAAGGCACAATACTCTTGGTCCATGCTTGGGCCATCCAAAGGGATCCTAGCATATGGGAGGAGCCAACCAAGTTCAAGCCTGAAAGATTTTATGAGGGAACTTTGGAAGACAAGGAAGGATTCAAATATCTTCCAAAATATCTTCCATTTGGACTTGGAAGGAGAGCTTGTCCTGGCAGAAACATGGGCTTACGGTCCGTTTTGTTGGCAATTGGTGTTTTTATACAATGCTTTGAATGGGAAAACGTAGGGTCAGACAAGGTGGATATGACACCAGATACTATTGGATTGTCTATCTTCAAGGCTAGGCCTTTGGAGGCTTTGTGTCGCCCACGGCCTGATGTGATTAAACTTCTCTCCCAACTTTAG